One window from the genome of Hippopotamus amphibius kiboko isolate mHipAmp2 chromosome 13, mHipAmp2.hap2, whole genome shotgun sequence encodes:
- the LOC130834317 gene encoding AP-3 complex subunit sigma-1: protein MIKAILIFNNHGKPRLSKFYQPYSEDTQQQIIRETFHLVSKRDENVCNFLEGGLLIGGSDNKLIYRHYATLYFVFCVDSSESELGILDLIQVFVETLDKCFENVCELDLIFHVDKVHNILAEMVMGGMVLETNMNEIVTQIDAQNKLEKSEAGLAGAPARAVSAVKNMNLPEIPRNINIGDISIKVPNLPSFK, encoded by the coding sequence ATGATCAAGGCGATCCTCATCTTTAACAACCACGGGAAGCCGCGGCTCTCCAAGTTCTACCAGCCCTACAGTGAAGATACACAGCAGCAGATCATCAGGGAGACATTCCATTTGGTATCTAAGAGAGatgaaaatgtttgtaatttCCTAGAAGGAGGATTATTAATTGGAGGATCTGACAACAAACTGATTTATAGACATTATGCAACATTATATTTTGTCTTCTGTGTGGATTCTTCAGAAAGTGAACTTGGCATTTTAGATCTAATTCAAGTATTTGTGGAAACTTTAGACAAGTGTTTTGAAAACGTCTGTGAACTGGATTTAATTTTCCATGTAGATAAGGTTCACAATATTCTTGCAGAAATGGTGATGGGGGGAATGGTACTGGAGACCAACATGAATGAGATTGTTACACAAATTGATGCACAAAATAAACTGGAGAAATCTGAGGCTGGCTTAGCAGGAGCTCCAGCCCGTGCTGTATCAGCTGTAAAGAATATGAATCTTCCTGAGATCCCAAGAAATATTAACATTGGTGACATCAGTATAAAAGTGCCAAACCTGccctcttttaaataa